From Anticarsia gemmatalis isolate Benzon Research Colony breed Stoneville strain chromosome 27, ilAntGemm2 primary, whole genome shotgun sequence, one genomic window encodes:
- the LOC142984595 gene encoding uncharacterized protein LOC142984595, with protein MRVLLISLFIGMAYGCGSSTDKPHISTTSERTTETTTTTPTTTTPTTTTPHPGPALEECTQPIHPGSCGKERVRYGYDMETHTCVKFIYGGCGGNDNRFNSMEECEDICYRSNYKHVIKK; from the exons atGCGGGTTTTATTAATTAGTCTGTTTATTGGAATGGCGTACGGTTGTGGTAGCTCAACGGATAAGCCTCATATATCGACCACCTCAGAAAGAACAACGGAGACGACTACGACCACACCGACTACAACTACGCCCACTACAACTACACCTCATCCTG gaCCAGCTCTTGAAGAATGCACTCAGCCAATACATCCCGGAAGCTGTGGTAAAGAGAGAGTAAG GTATGGATATGACATGGAAACACACACATGTGTGAAATTTATATACGGCGGCTGCGGCGGCAACGACAACCGTTTCAATAGTATGGAGGAATGCGAAGACATTTGCTATAGATCTAACTATAAGCACGTTATCaagaaatag
- the LOC142984410 gene encoding trypsin inhibitor-like encodes MKVFILSFVVAAFVVICESRAHFRPVDPKCELPIEEGPCLALSPRWGFDVKKGKCVPFIYGGCRGNANKFPSKEKCVDKCFGKDIHDHRKINIVILDKI; translated from the exons ATGAAGGTGTTTATACTGAGTTTTGTAGTAGCGGCGTTTGTAGTTATATGCGAGAGCCGAG CTCATTTTCGACCCGTAGATCCGAAATGTGAGTTACCAATAGAAGAAGGACCGTGTTTAGCTTTATCAccaag GTGGGGATTTGATGTGAAGAAAGGAAAATGCGTTCCGTTTATTTATGGAGGCTGTCGAGGCAACGCTAATAAGTTTCCTTCTAAGGAAAAATGTGTAGATAAatgctttggaaaagatattcATGATCACCGCAAgattaatatagttattttagataaaatatag
- the mdlc gene encoding RING finger protein mdlc — protein sequence MSDAEVEVPTSFKKRNIRNRGGRKRQQSSSEEKNSSDSDDQTVVIPSKRPQKSNPNIQSTSVGPKRTKTQIDDGSDSNEDEEKMQQRTTLSVQQQRENATATYEMDTERDRDAQAIFEKAQKINEELTGQADDKVYRGINNYAQYYKKRDTAAGNASSGLVRKGPIRAPANLRATVRWDYQPDICKDYKETGFCGFGDSCKFLHDRSDYKHGWQLEREEAEATAAGGDSDYEVSSDEDLPFRCFICRNSFTQPVVTKCKHYFCEKCALENYKKSTRCFICNAQTNGMFNPAKELEAKLKRQQSDEEEDDDDDE from the exons ATGTCCGACGCTGAAGTTGAGGTTCCAACGTCTTTCAAAAAGCGTAATATTAGGAACAGAGGTGGCAGAAAACGACAACAGTCTAGCTCAGAAG aGAAAAACAGCTCAGACTCAGATGACCAGACAGTGGTGATACCGTCAAAGAGGCCACAGAAGAGCAATCCTAACATACAGAGTACTTCTGTCGGTCccaagcggacgaaaacacagaTTGATGATGGCAGTGACAGTAATGAGGATGAGGAAaaa ATGCAACAGCGTACAACACTATCAGTGCAGCAACAGAGGGAGAATGCCACAGCTACGTACGAGATGGACACGGAGAGAGACAGAGATGCTCAGGCTATATTTGAGAAGGCACAGAAGATTAATGAAGAGTTGACCGGGCAGGCTGATGataag GTGTACCGCGGTATAAACAACTACGCACAGTACTATAAGAAAAGAGACACGGCAGCCGGTAACGCGAGCTCAGGACTTGTGAGGAAAGGTCCTATCAGAGCGCCGGCTAACCTTAGAGCTACTGTCAG atGGGATTATCAGCCAGATATTTGTAAAGATTATAAAGAAACAGGATTCTGCGGTTTTGGAG ATTCATGTAAGTTCCTGCACGACCGCTCGGACTACAAGCACGGCTGGCAGCTGGAGCGCGAGGAGGCGGAGGCGACGGCGGCGGGAGGCGACTCCGACTACGAAGTGTCCAGCGATGAGGACCTGCCCTTCAGATGTTTTATATGCAGGAACAGCTTTACACAACCTGTTGTTACCAA atgtaaacattatttctgTGAAAAATGCGCTTTAGAAAACTACAAGAAGTCTACAAGATGTTTTATATGTAACGCACAAACTAATGGTATGTTCAACCCGGCTAAGGAGCTAGAGGCTAAACTGAAACGACAGCAAAGTGATGAAgaagaagatgatgatgatgatgaataa